In bacterium, one genomic interval encodes:
- a CDS encoding Rrf2 family transcriptional regulator produces the protein MLISLQADYALRLLMFVARGHSEGKTFVTRDIAEQQHIPRVFLTKIVAYLSAEGLLETHRGKGGGIALARKPEEINMLEIIEAFEGSLAFNECTTDPHSCVRSQECTIRHVWREAEDNLRGFFRTRSLQDLLDIEKTQYFTQIQSIFQTSDNGATGDHPKPIPAVS, from the coding sequence ATGTTAATTTCGCTGCAAGCCGATTATGCCCTCCGACTCCTGATGTTTGTCGCTCGTGGACACTCCGAGGGCAAGACGTTCGTCACGCGGGACATCGCTGAACAACAGCACATCCCACGCGTTTTTCTGACGAAAATCGTCGCTTATCTGTCTGCGGAGGGCCTGCTCGAGACCCATCGCGGCAAGGGAGGCGGCATTGCCTTGGCGCGGAAGCCGGAAGAAATCAATATGTTGGAGATAATTGAGGCGTTTGAAGGCAGTCTGGCCTTCAACGAGTGTACGACTGACCCGCATTCTTGCGTGCGGTCGCAAGAGTGCACGATTCGCCACGTCTGGCGCGAGGCAGAAGACAATTTGCGTGGGTTCTTCCGGACTCGGTCCCTGCAGGATCTCTTGGATATCGAGAAGACCCAGTACTTCACCCAGATCCAGTCCATTTTCCAGACTTCGGACAATGGTGCCACAGGCGACCATCCGAAGCCAATTCCAGCAGTCTCTTAG
- the sufC gene encoding Fe-S cluster assembly ATPase SufC → MKQLEIRDLFVAVEGKEILKGLNLTVPVGEVHAIMGPNGSGKSTLSAAIMGHPKYEVTGGDIIWGGESLLELEPDVRAKQGLFLAFQYPQEIYGVSVNNFLRLAMTERFGQTPSFKEFDAEIKKWLELLEIRPEFTKRFLNEGFSGGEKKRNEILQMGMLKPEMAIMDETDSGLDIDALKIVSNGVNTLRGPNFGALVITHYQRLLNYIVPDYVHILVDGRIVKSGDKSLALTLEEQGYDWIKDEVAA, encoded by the coding sequence GTGAAGCAGCTCGAAATTCGTGACCTGTTCGTCGCCGTCGAAGGCAAGGAGATTCTGAAGGGCCTGAACCTGACCGTTCCGGTCGGTGAGGTGCATGCGATCATGGGACCCAACGGCAGTGGCAAGTCCACTTTGTCCGCCGCGATCATGGGCCATCCGAAATACGAAGTCACCGGTGGCGACATTATCTGGGGCGGCGAGAGCCTGTTGGAGCTGGAACCCGATGTTCGCGCCAAGCAGGGTCTGTTTCTGGCGTTTCAATATCCGCAGGAGATTTACGGCGTGTCCGTGAACAACTTTCTGCGTTTGGCGATGACTGAACGCTTTGGCCAGACGCCGAGCTTCAAGGAATTCGATGCTGAAATCAAGAAGTGGCTCGAATTGCTCGAAATTCGTCCCGAGTTCACCAAGCGCTTCCTGAATGAAGGATTTTCCGGCGGCGAAAAGAAGCGCAATGAGATCTTGCAGATGGGGATGCTTAAGCCCGAGATGGCAATCATGGACGAGACCGATTCCGGTCTCGATATTGATGCGCTCAAGATCGTCTCCAATGGCGTGAATACGCTGCGCGGTCCGAATTTCGGTGCACTGGTGATCACGCACTATCAGCGCCTGCTGAACTATATCGTGCCCGACTATGTACACATTCTCGTGGATGGTCGGATTGTCAAGTCCGGCGACAAGTCGTTGGCCCTGACGCTTGAAGAGCAGGGCTACGACTGGATCAAGGACGAAGTCGCGGCCTAA